The following are from one region of the Siniperca chuatsi isolate FFG_IHB_CAS linkage group LG13, ASM2008510v1, whole genome shotgun sequence genome:
- the opn4.1 gene encoding melanopsin-like, whose translation MSRHHPAGQASLCSAGENCTSFLTDRHHRGRMSKLLRLPGHAPTQNAHLQPRLFPTVDVPDHAHYIIGSVILLVGVTGMLGNALVIYVFCRSRTLRSSSNLLVVNLAAADFLMSLTQSPVFFVASLHRRWVFGELACELYAFCGALFGITSMMLLTAIAVDRCLTITRPLALLDGVSRGRVLVVLAGVWLYSLGWSLPPFFGWSAYVPEGLQTSCSWDYMSFTASVRAYTILLFTFVFFIPLGLIAGCYFAIFQAVRQAGREVEQLNCGETNKAYERLRSEWRLAKVALVAILLFIVSWSPYSVLALTATAGYAHLLMPYMNSVPAVVAKASAIHNPIIYAITHPKYRAAIGRHVPLLRPLLRQEKDLRSSLSSSGASSRRATLTSQSSPGVRLGAGVQANSRWGRSRLSSASDSESCWTESEADGSSAGSTVFTRQVSADVTTDTADNTCTGLLSLGISAAGPDSDSPDGGAAAEGKPLLPL comes from the coding sequence GCGGCAGGATGTCGAAGCTCCTCCGCCTGCCTGGCCACGCCCCCACGCAAAACGCTCACCTGCAGCCTCGCCTGTTCCCCACCGTGGACGTCCCTGACCACGCCCACTACATCATTGGCTCTGTCATCCTGTTGGTCGGGGTGACGGGCATGCTGGGAAACGCTCTGGTCATCTATGTGTTCTGTCGCAGTCGGACGCTGCGGTCGTCCAGCAACCTGCTGGTGGTCAACCTGGCTGCCGCAGACTTCCTGATGTCTCTGACGCAGTCTCCTGTCTTCTTCGTGGCCAGCCTGCACCGCCGCTGGGTGTTTGGGGAGCTCGCCTGCGAGCTGTACGCCTTTTGCGGCGCGCTGTTCGGCATCACCTCCATGATGCTGCTGACGGCCATCGCCGTGGACCGCTGCCTGACCATCACGCGGCCACTGGCCCTGCTGGATGGGGTGAGTCGTGGCCGGGTGTTGGTGGTGCTGGCGGGGGTGTGGTTGTACTCTCTGGGCTGGAGTCTACCACCGTTCTTTGGGTGGAGCGCCTACGTCCCCGAAGGCCTGCAGACGTCCTGCAGCTGGGACTACATGAGCTTCACGGCCTCCGTGCGTGCCTACACCATCCTGCTGTTCACCTTCGTCTTCTTCATCCCGCTTGGTCTGATCGCTGGCTGCTACTTCGCCATCTTCCAGGCGGTGCGGCAGGCAGGTCGGGAGGTGGAGCAGCTGAACTGCGGAGAGACCAACAAGGCGTACGAGCGTCTGCGCAGCGAGTGGCGGTTGGCTAAAGTGGCTCTGGTAGCGATCCTGCTGTTCATCGTCTCCTGGTCACCGTACTCCGTGCTCGCTCTGACCGCCACGGCCGGCTACGCCCATCTGCTAATGCCCTACATGAACTCAGTTCCTGCTGTCGTTGCCAAGGCCTCCGCCATCCACAACCCCATCATCTACGCCATCACACACCCAAAGTACCGCGCCGCCATCGGCCGCCACGTCCCGCTGCTGCGCCCTCTGCTGCGGCAGGAGAAGGATCTGCGCTCGTCTTTGAGCTCCAGTGGCGCTTCGTCTCGTCGAGCCACGCTCACCAGTCAGAGCTCGCCAGGAGTCCGGCTCGGCGCCGGCGTCCAGGCCAACAGCCGCTGGGGGAGGAGCCGGTTGTCCTCAGCGTCTGACAGCGAGTCCTGCTGGACGGAGAGCGAAGCTGATGGATCCAGCGCCGGGTCAACGGTCTTCACCCGACAGGTGTCCGCTGACGTCACTACTGACACCGCGGACAACACCTGCACCGGCCTCCTCAGCCTCGGCATCTCGGCTGCAGGACCTGACTCTGACTCACCTGATGGGGGCGCTGCAGCGGAGGGTAAACCTCTGCTTCCTCTGTGA